TCAGCGGTCAGAGACCAGGACTATGAGGTGctccttcaaaacaaaaaccacttTACCTCAGTGATGATGGGCCAAATCAACATTACATCACCCTTTTCACCCGTAGTAATTCTTTTATGTATTTCTATTTCTTCTAGGTTCTGCTGGTCACGTCGTCCTTCATGTCCCCCACAGAGAGCCGGAACGGCACCAACACAAACCGGGTGCGTTTCTTCGGGCCAAACCAGTTGCAGAAGAGCACGTCACAGGAGAAGTGGGACAGGGTGAAGATTGTATGCAGCCAGCCATACACTAAGGTAAGTGATGGATACCTGAATTATGTGTACTTCagttttgatttagttttttttttttttttttttttttggacaggtttTTCCTCTCATGGTGCTAATATTTTAAAGCTGAAGTTTGCCAGTACTTGATATTTGGTGTCAGTACTCTGAGCAGGGTGGAAAAGCCactgaaacaacatttagaccaCTAGTCACATTCTTTTAGAGCAAAAAGATGCAAGCCAATGGAAGGCAAGTgctgaaagcaaaagcaaacctCAGTTCTGTTTCTGTATTTAGTTTACAGGATTATCAAAAAGTAGTCGTGTagtagtgtagtagtagtagtagtagtagtgtttattttgtgtaggcaatttacaaaaaacattttgtatcatGATATATATTGTATAAGGAATGATGCAGATCGTGATAGAAGATTTTTTCCATATCACACAGACCTGAGGCTCATCCTGCACAACAATTAAATACTTGTCGctgcagataaaataaaataccagctgaatttgtctgtctgctctccagAACATTGCGTATGGAGTTGCCTTTGTGAAGTTCCACTCACCACCGGACAAAAACGATCCTCCAGCCACAACTCCACCGGTAAGCAAAGCCAGAGTTCATATAACAATATTTCTCTCTAATACAGAGAAGCAAATCAAATAGACGAGATAATCAGCAAATTGCACCACGTTGTCCATTCATTCGCGAGCTGCTTTATGTGAATGTCTGAGCCCGAGATGAAACATAACATAAGACGTTTTCCTTACAGACCATTAACTGTATTAATAGATCACTGTCACAACACTGTCTTTAAACACTTTAGTATTAGTTTCAACTTTTATTCGTTAAGCTCCGCAACATCTTAACTTCTGGAATAAATTGTCAAACAAAAagcttttatcatttttatcattttatcatttaacaGTGCTTGGGCTTACTGTCTCCAGATATGATTTCAAACTTGGCTCTGCTTTTCCCCTGGCAGAAATTGACAAAGTTGGGTCAGTTCAAGATGAAGGACGAGTCTCCTTCAGCCGGACCCAGCCTGCAGCCCGGCAGCCTCTTCTTCAACCGGGAAAACACATCAAAGTCCAGCCCCACACTCAAGGGTAAATCCATTGTTTTATTGCAACAGCTGTTCATGGCCAATTATGTCATTTTGCATTCCTATAATGAAAAAGTGGTAATCAGGTTGAATCACAAAAGGCCAGCAGTGGAGTaattaagttttatttaaaCCTACTCAAGTGAGCCAGGAGACAAAGGGGGAGGTTATTTCAAAGACGTCTTTTATTATTGAGCATATTTGTCAAGATAATCTTCTTatgttctctccctctttccagtGTCTCCTCAGAATGAGAAGCTGAGTTACGCTGCTGCAGCGCTGCAGTCGACTGGCAGCTCCCAGTCCTCAGACCAGGCATCCACCTCCAACTCTGCCTCAACACAGGTATGGACCAGCAGagttcctgcattttttttcttttctgtaaacAGTATTAAGACTCACTCCCTGCATCATCattaactgtttgttttttcttttttgataacAGTAGGATAGCAGAAAGGGACAAGAAGTAGGGGATCCAGGGAGTTCAGAGACTGATTGGTTTGCCACCACGGCTTCTTACAAAATTGGAAAGTTTAAGattaagtacactttattaatcccacaaggggaaattccaatttaagttacatcctgtccaagagacaccaaaaagacatgacaaatacagggttacaggatcaggagaacttcggGTCGGCCACCTTGCGCGGCGCcccttacattagatgagaaaggaggacattagggaaggagaggggggaaaaaaaggtcaaatgtcaaactgggctccaaggggagcacaacatggcattagcaaaaaaacacaccccagcacaataagcatataataaacaacatgactcaagacattgcacatgtggaagggGGGAGGGATTTGGGAAGGGGGAGATGTCCAGCACAGACGAGGGCCGTATGCAGCCACTATGGTGCTCCGCACCCACGAGCTGCACTGAAAACGGGAGGGAGACGGGGTGGGGGCCAACGAGGCGTTGAATTTCAAGGAATGCGTGCATATgtgtccttgtgtatgtgtatgcgtaaGTCCAGGACCATCTTCCCCATACAGACTACACAGTTTTTGGTCAAAGATCAACGTGTGAGAATAGATTGGTCAGTTTTGAATTTGATTCAGTATAAAATGGTGTGTGGAGGGTAAATCCCATAATCTGAACACCCATTTTCTCGATTTATATATTTCTCATCACTTAATCAAATAGAATTTAACCTAAAAAGGttaaataatagtgaaatttaaaaagttgGCCTGGTGATCTCCTGGGCTTCCTCAGTTCTCTTACCTCACTTTATCACATTTACTGATAAATACTTTACTCAGTTAAACAGTAAGTactaattgattgatttatttttcctttagtaGAAAAACAGCTCAGCACAGATGAAGCATAGTGGTTGTGTTTTTCCACAGTCATGGCAGCAATATTCATGATTTTTTATCAAATGAGATGGCAGATTAAAATCAAGACTTAGACCTGCAGTTGTAAACCTGTCTGTCATGCTGAAAGGCAAAAACTCTTATGAATTAAACAGTGAACATATTAATCATAACATGATTGCAGTTTGGTTTGCCATTTTTATTGTAATGAATTCTGTCAGCTCTTTTCAAAACAATGTAGAAAATTACAGGCTTGCATAGTCATTGTTTTTGAATACACAGAggatgttttgtttcctttggcTCAAACATGGAAAGGCACCCGTTTTGTgaactttcctcttttcttcctccattCCCTCGTAGCCATCAGTAAAGAGAAAATTTGAGTTTAGCAAGGAGCGCCAGTCGGCTCCTGCCCCTTCTGCCTTGAAGAAAACCAGCCCAACCGGCTCACCTGAGGGCAAAGCTGCCACCCCGAAACCCAGAGCTAAACCCAGCCCAGCCAGCACGCCAAGCCCCAGCACAGCTAAAggtgacatgcacacacaagcaaactcATTATTatccttgtttttttaatttaatgaaagGACAGCTCCAGTGTGGTTTTAGTATTTTGCTCAATTTGTGCCACATCTTTTTGTTTCACATCACCAACAGCATTGCTCTCCAgtgcttttatcacattttttaggagtttgtttttcaaagaaaatattttgaaataaatgccTCAATCAGGCTGCAACTGACTCAAAGTTTCCTCAGTTGAATCAGATTCAGCCGTTCAATACAAtgatttgaggattttttttttttcatagtgttTCTAGCAATCAGGAGATGTATTTGCACAGGTTTTAGTGTTATTAGACCatgttaataataatcaaagcaaTTTAATCGCTCATAATGAGTTCCAGCAGACTCATACAGACATAAGCGATGAGCATCTAAAACAGCTGCATGGAGATATTAATTTTCAGGCAATTTGAATTACTGTGCAGCTTTGCTGGAATAATGAGACAGCGCACAGGTATGTCTGGTTAAAAACCAAGCTCttaaaactaactaactaacaagttaactttattttttttaaacatgaaagtGTCGCCACACTATTGAATTACTGTAGAAATATTGTAGGAATACTACAGGGTGCAgcgtgcgtgtttgtgcatCTCTTGCTCTGTCCATGTTCACATGTTGCGATTTGTATCTCTGTGACTGTAAAGGTGTGTCTTGGCAGAGGTGGTCAATGTTTGATCAGGTTTGTTGTGGTATTATAATACACACTGActgtcttaaagctgcactaagcgATTTCAGAGtcgacttcttcccactcctctCTGTACTACAAAAACAGCACTCAGCCCCTCGCCTCTTCAGCCTCCTTCATAGTGTCTCTGAAACAGCGCATTCTGCGGATAAACATATCCAAATTCATATCCAGTCAGCACTGCAGCCACCAAAAAAGTTCACTCAAAGCAagttaccttgtagctgaaagtctgcagcctcaccacatttttgaattggaggtcagagacaaaacataatccataatccaatctctcttttgtttgtctgttggcTTATATGGGATGTGACAGAAGGCTGGCCCGaacctaattgcagagaatgTCAGGCTTTGGCTAAATGTTTAACCTTGGAGAAGAAAACTGAGAAATCAGACATGTTATGACTCAGACGCAGTATGATTGTTACTCTTCTTTGCTGTTTGGAGTTGTATGAGAGTGAATGAGCCTAAAAGGTAAGATAAATTGGATTTGAAGATAGATTTAATTGTGCagcatgcatgtaaaaaaaaaaattaacaattaGCATTAAGAGGTTGGatgaagacaacaaaaaagtgaatttacACTGTAATTGCTTTACTTTAGGCCAGTTGTGCTTTCAAAGGTCTTAACATGCAAGTTCTTCCTTCACCCAAAACATCTTGGGTTTTCCTGATTGACCCCTGCAGCCTCACCAGCCCAGAAGACTCCcgaaaagaagagggagagccaGTCCAAACCTGAGCCAAAACCCAAGCAGCACAAAGCCAAATCCCAGAGTACCGAGCAGGTGCCATTCAACCGGATCATGGAGGGCGTGGTGTTTGTCCTCAGCGGCTTCCAGAACCCATTCAGAGGGGAGCTGAGGGACAAGGCTCTGGCCATGGGGGCAAAGTACCGCCCCGACTGGACGCCCGACTCCACACACCTTATGTAAGTTTAAGAAAGTGGGGAAGTCAAAATTACTAGATTAGGCTCCACATGCTGCACCATTTACATGGGTTTATTGGGATGcagtatttacacacacacttctctttcCTGCACAAGTTGACAGAGTTccataaaaacattttcagtaatAAAAATGACTTCTGCTTCTAAGGAAGTCAGTTGGATTGTATCTCATGTGCCCTGCTTTAACAGCAGACTATTGCCTGCAGCATCTGTTTAATAATGTaactctctcccactctctctctgtctgtgtgtgcttgtgggtgtgtgtgtgtgtgtcgactcATTAATTTCCAGCTGTGCCTTTGCCAACACTCCCAAGTACAGCCAAGTGAAATCAGCAGGGGGCATCATCGTACGGAAGGAATGGGTGATCGACTGCCATAAGAGGAAGCAGAAGATCTCTTACAAGCGGTAAGAGAGATGGGGGAAGAAAAAGGGGCTAGTGAAGAAAGATCATTTCGGTAATaatgagatgaaactttattggTCCTCATACAGACATTGTTTTCTCCTCCGCACCCATTCAGGGAAGTCTAAGCATCTGTTCAGCCTCGTAACTGAGCGTCTGGAGGTGGTTTGGATTCAGTATCTCAGTTTAGGGATTTCTGCAGGGTGAATGCTTTCCAGTGCAGGGCTTTAATCCGGCTTGTCTAGCTGAAggacaacacagtgtgtgtcGGTGGTGCACTAATGAATCAATATCTGATACTTAAGCTCTTTCAGGTAGATCTGCACCTCTGCACGGTACAGTGTGTGCACAGCGCTGACAATGATTGAAACGTCCCAAAAAGCATCCCTCACAGCGGTGATGCCCACTCgctacagagagagaacattgtAACCTTGAGCTGTTGATGCCCACTGCGATCATAAATTCAACCAAGCCAGCTCCAGCAGCTTTCTAATTATATGCCTCATTACAGGGGGAGCCTCTGCAACACCAAGGTCTTCTGTCATTGCCCTACATAAATCGATGTCTGCTGAATAATGCACAATACCATACTCATCTTGGGCGAAGCAATGTCCAAGTTAATTGCCACTATACTTGTGTTTTATGAAGTGTTATCATTATCTGTTAGGGAATACCCCCATACTTGTTGCTGTTCTAATGACTGTGCCTGGCTTGAAGATGAATCTGTTCCCATCAGCCTTGTGTGCTGGGTGGTCATCCAGGGTTGCCACACCTCTTAGTCTCAGGCTTCTGTTACAGTCACAATT
The Myripristis murdjan chromosome 16, fMyrMur1.1, whole genome shotgun sequence DNA segment above includes these coding regions:
- the xrcc1 gene encoding DNA repair protein XRCC1 isoform X2 gives rise to the protein MPEIRLKHVVSCSSEDSTHKADNLLSSDTYRKWKAARPGEKQTSVILQFEKEEQVHSIDIGNEGSAFIEVLVGNSSAVRDQDYEVLLVTSSFMSPTESRNGTNTNRVRFFGPNQLQKSTSQEKWDRVKIVCSQPYTKNIAYGVAFVKFHSPPDKNDPPATTPPKLTKLGQFKMKDESPSAGPSLQPGSLFFNRENTSKSSPTLKVSPQNEKLSYAAAALQSTGSSQSSDQASTSNSASTQPSVKRKFEFSKERQSAPAPSALKKTSPTGSPEGKAATPKPRAKPSPASTPSPSTAKASPAQKTPEKKRESQSKPEPKPKQHKAKSQSTEQVPFNRIMEGVVFVLSGFQNPFRGELRDKALAMGAKYRPDWTPDSTHLICAFANTPKYSQVKSAGGIIVRKEWVIDCHKRKQKISYKRYLMDGAESSSESEMEVDDESEEEQNTKIPPKQQRQVTPKKTAAKMKEDDDYGASTDVDEPGDDDESAMDTEDELKRVESESRQKTSTSGGKRVKEEDPYGGSTDENTDAEADENYPIPELPDFLAGKRFFLYGKFPNNERRLLLRYIVAFNGVVEDYMNEKVQFVVTSEGWHDSFEDALMENGNLSFVKPSWIYAINQRQKLLPYQPYSVVP
- the xrcc1 gene encoding DNA repair protein XRCC1 isoform X1, encoding MPEIRLKHVVSCSSEDSTHKADNLLSSDTYRKWKAARPGEKQTSVILQFEKEEQVHSIDIGNEGSAFIEVLVGNSSAVRDQDYEVLLVTSSFMSPTESRNGTNTNRVRFFGPNQLQKSTSQEKWDRVKIVCSQPYTKNIAYGVAFVKFHSPPDKNDPPATTPPKLTKLGQFKMKDESPSAGPSLQPGSLFFNRENTSKSSPTLKVSPQNEKLSYAAAALQSTGSSQSSDQASTSNSASTQPSVKRKFEFSKERQSAPAPSALKKTSPTGSPEGKAATPKPRAKPSPASTPSPSTAKASPAQKTPEKKRESQSKPEPKPKQHKAKSQSTEQVPFNRIMEGVVFVLSGFQNPFRGELRDKALAMGAKYRPDWTPDSTHLICAFANTPKYSQVKSAGGIIVRKEWVIDCHKRKQKISYKRSTFDETYKYRYLMDGAESSSESEMEVDDESEEEQNTKIPPKQQRQVTPKKTAAKMKEDDDYGASTDVDEPGDDDESAMDTEDELKRVESESRQKTSTSGGKRVKEEDPYGGSTDENTDAEADENYPIPELPDFLAGKRFFLYGKFPNNERRLLLRYIVAFNGVVEDYMNEKVQFVVTSEGWHDSFEDALMENGNLSFVKPSWIYAINQRQKLLPYQPYSVVP